A stretch of the Notamacropus eugenii isolate mMacEug1 chromosome 2, mMacEug1.pri_v2, whole genome shotgun sequence genome encodes the following:
- the LOC140523097 gene encoding olfactory receptor 10X1-like — MRINQTLLEEFVFVGFSVYPEWQVFLFVFFFFLYLLTLTGNLAIMALTLLDQALHTPMYLFLSALSFSETCYTLAIVPKMMVDLLTKSRTISVLGCGLQMFFFHGLGGTNCIILTVMGYDRFLAICNPLRYPVLMTSKICVYLVALGWTGGFFVSLVQTTLIFSDSFCGPNLIKHFLCHMRAVVKLSCLNGAIIEVIVTVISVLGLLGTFLFIFLTYMFILSTVLKIPSAEGKKKAFSTCASHLTVVIIHFGFASIVYLKPETTEKDDILIAVPYTLITPFLSPLIFTLRNKDMKNALIKMLHNKGVLTKSFWAVTIGGQHQEESKVFTLKPVV; from the coding sequence ATGAGAATAAACCAGACTCTACTGGAAGAATTTGTCTTTGTTGGCTTCTCTGTCTACCCAGAGTGGcaagttttcttatttgttttcttcttctttctttaccTTCTTACCCTCACTGGCAACCTGGCAATCATGGCCCTCACCTTGTTAGACCAAGCTCTCCATACTCCCATGTATCTCTTCCTCAGTGCTCTTTCTTTCTCCGAGACTTGCTACACATTAGCCATTGTTCCTAAAATGATGGTAGACCTGCTAACCAAGAGTAGGACCATTTCTGTCCTGGGATGTGGACTCCAGATGTTTTTTTTCCATGGTCTTGGTGGCACCAACTGCATCATTCTGACAGTCATGGGTTATGACCGGTTCCTGGCCATCTGCAATCCTCTCCGCTACCCAGTACTCATGACCAGCAAAATATGTGTCTATCTTGTAGCCTTAGGTTGGACTGGTGGCTTCTTTGTCTCCTTAGTGCAGACCACTTTAATCTTTTCAGACTCATTCTGTGGCCCCAACCTTATAAAACACTTCCTCTGCCACATGAGAGCTGTGGTCAAGTTATCCTGCCTGAATGGTGCTATCATAGAGGTTATTGTCACAGTAATCTCAGTATTGGGTTTACTGGGGACATTCCTATTCATATTTCTTACATATATGTTCATTCTCTCTACTGTCCTCAAGATCCCCTCAGctgaggggaagaagaaggcCTTCTCCACCTGTGCCTCCCACCTCACTGTGGTCATCATCCACTTTGGCTTTGCCTCCATTGTCTACTTGAAGCCAGAGACTACAGAGAAGGATGACATACTCATAGCTGTCCCCTACACTCTTATCACACCTTTTCTTAGTCCCCTGATTTTCACCCTGAGAAACAAGGACATGAAGAATGCCCTGATTAAGATGCTACATAATAAAGGTGTCTTAACCAAATCATTTTGGGCAGTTACTATTGGAGGTCAGCACCAAGAAGAGAGTAAGGTATTTACTCTGAAACCTGTAGTATAA
- the OR10X1 gene encoding olfactory receptor 10X1, with protein MRINQTFLEEFILIGFSVYPDWQVVFFVFFFFLYLLTLIGNLAIMALTWVDHSLHTPMYLFLGALSFSETCYTLAIIPKMLVDLLAKDRSISIPGCGLQMCFFLGLGGTNCIILTVMGLDRFLAICNPLRYPTLMTNKACGQLVALAWICGFFISLTETTLIFWGSFCGSNLIRHFFCHMRAVVKLSCLNSDITEVVVTVISVSGLLGTFLFIILTYVFILSTVLKIPSAEGRKKAFSTCASHLTVVIIHFGFASIVYLKPEAQEGDDTLMAIPYTVVTPFLSPIIFTLRNKDMKNSLKRVLGKKVALTK; from the coding sequence ATGAGGATCAACCAGACATTCCTAGAAGAATTCATCCTCATTGGCTTCTCGGTCTACCCAGATTGGCAggttgtgttttttgttttctttttctttctctaccttcttACCCTCATTGGCAACTTGGCCATCATGGCCCTCACCTGGGTGGACCATTCCCTCCATACGCCCATGTACCTCTTCCTTggtgccctttccttctctgaaacCTGCTACACATTAGCCATAATCCCCAAAATGCTTGTAGACCTGTTGGCCAAGGATAGGAGCATTTCTATTCCAGGCTGTGGCCTCCAGATGTGTTTCTTCCTTGGACTTGGTGGCACCAACTGTATCATCCTCACGGTGATGGGTCTTGATCGATTCCTGGCCATCTGTAACCCCCTCCGTTACCCCACACTCATGACCAACAAAGCGTGTGGGCAGCTTGTAGCTTTGGCATGGATTTGTGGTTTTTTTATCTCCTTGACAGAGACGACATTGATCTTTTGGGGATCCTTCTGTGGCTCCAATCTCATCAGACACTTCTTCTGCCACATGCGAGCAGTGGTCAAATTATCCTGCCTAAATAGTGATATCACAGAGGTTGTTGTCACAGTTATTTCTGTGTCTGGCTTGCTAGGCACATTCCTATTCATCATTCTTACATATGTGTTCATTCTCTCTACGGTTCTCAAGATCCCCTCAGctgaggggaggaagaaggctTTCTCCACTTGTGCCTCCCACCTTACTGTGGTCATCATTCATTTTGGTTTTGCCTCCATTGTCTACTTGAAGCCAGAGGCTCAAGAGGGAGATGATACCCTCATGGCTATCCCCTACACTGTTGTCACACCCTTCCTCAGCCCCATCATTTTCACCTTGAGAAACAAGGACATGAAGAATTCTCTGAAGAGAGTATTGGGCAAGAAAGTTGCCTTAACCAAATGA